A segment of the Catenuloplanes nepalensis genome:
CCGCGGTCATCGCGCTGATCATCGCCGTGCCGATCGCACTGGGCATCGCGCTCTTCCTGTCGCACTACGCGCACCGGCGGATCGCCACCGGCCTCGGCTTCGTCATCGACCTGCTCGCGGCCGTACCCTCCGTGGTCTTCGGCCTGTGGGGCCGGTCGGTCTTCATCGAGCCGGTCCGGGACTTCTCGGTCTGGCTCCACCAGTACTTCGGCTGGATCCCGCTCTTCGGCGGCGAGGGCCCGTACGGTAACTCGATCCTGCTCGGCTCGCTGGTCCTGGCGATCATGATCCTGCCGATCATCACCTCGCTCTCCCGCGAGGTGTTCATGCAGACGCCGAAGCAGAACGAGGAGGCCGCGCTCGCGCTCGGCGCCACCAAGTGGGAGATGATCCGCACCGCGGTGCTGCCCTACGGCCGCCCCGGCGTGATCGCCGCCGTGATGCTCGGCCTCGGCCGCGCGCTCGGTGAGACCATCGCGCTGGCCATGACGCTCGGCTCGATCTTCGTCATCACGCCGGACATCATCACCAACGGCGGTGCCACGATCGCGTCGAACATCGCCAACGGCTTCGGCGAGGCCAACGACATCGGGCGCGGCGCGCTCATCGCCTCCGGCCTGGTCCTCTTCGCCATCACCCTGGTGGTCAACATGGTGGCCCGCATCATCATCTACCGCCGCCGCGAGTTCACGGATGTGGCCGCATGACACTTCTCGCCCCGGAACAGGACGTCAAGGCCGGCAGCCTGCACACCAAGCGGCTGCCCGCCTGGGCCGCGGTCGCCACCGCGGTCGCCGCGCTGGCCCTCTCCGCCGTGCTGGTGCTCGGCACCGGCATCGGCAACTGGGTGCTGGTCATCGTGCTCGGCGCCGTCTTCTACCTGATCGGCTTCTTCATCGCGGCCAACGCGGTGGAGGGCTCCCGGTCCGCGCGCAACCGCACCTGGAGCGCGCTCATCCACGCCGCGTGCGTCCTGGCGGTCCTGCCGCTGGCCTCGGTGGTCTGGACGCTGGTCTCGAACGGCGTCAACCGGCTCGACGCCGACTTCTTCCTCTCGTCGATGAACAACATCGGCGCCCGGGACCCCAACGGCGGCGCGTACCACGCGATCATCGGCACGTTGGAGCAGGTCGGCATCGCCGCGCTGCTCACCATCCCGCTGGGTGTGCTCGGCGCGATCTACCTGGTGGAGTACGGCCGGGGCCGGCTGGCGCTGGCGATCCGCTTCTTCGTCGACGTCATGACCGGCATCCCGTCGATCGTGGCCGGCCTGTTCGTGCTCGCGTTCTGGGTGCTGATCGTCACGCCGATCTTCAACGACGGCCGGCCGGGCTACTCCGGCTTCGCCGCCGCGCTCGCGCTCAGCGTGCTGATGCTCCCGACGATCGTGCGCTCCACCGAGGAGATGCTCCGGCTGGTGCCGGCGCCGCTCCGCGAGGGTGCGTACGCGCTGGG
Coding sequences within it:
- the pstC gene encoding phosphate ABC transporter permease subunit PstC, coding for MGDTPPRSVDASAGGPGGNTRAAGLAASTDGLIDNNSNNGRGTPFGGNGGTSLPRAKAFGTEPVFRGLTLAAGTTVLIIIVAIAVFLITEAIPALQANEENFFTYNNWAATGTPPRFGIAAIVFGTVVSAVIALIIAVPIALGIALFLSHYAHRRIATGLGFVIDLLAAVPSVVFGLWGRSVFIEPVRDFSVWLHQYFGWIPLFGGEGPYGNSILLGSLVLAIMILPIITSLSREVFMQTPKQNEEAALALGATKWEMIRTAVLPYGRPGVIAAVMLGLGRALGETIALAMTLGSIFVITPDIITNGGATIASNIANGFGEANDIGRGALIASGLVLFAITLVVNMVARIIIYRRREFTDVAA
- the pstA gene encoding phosphate ABC transporter permease PstA — translated: MTLLAPEQDVKAGSLHTKRLPAWAAVATAVAALALSAVLVLGTGIGNWVLVIVLGAVFYLIGFFIAANAVEGSRSARNRTWSALIHAACVLAVLPLASVVWTLVSNGVNRLDADFFLSSMNNIGARDPNGGAYHAIIGTLEQVGIAALLTIPLGVLGAIYLVEYGRGRLALAIRFFVDVMTGIPSIVAGLFVLAFWVLIVTPIFNDGRPGYSGFAAALALSVLMLPTIVRSTEEMLRLVPAPLREGAYALGVPKWKTILRIVIPTALPGIITGIMLAIARAAGETAPVLLVAGGTAAINFNPFENNQSSLALFVFSQATDSTRFSPDRAWTAALTLVALVLILTIGAKLLARRNRLTR